Proteins encoded together in one Thermococcus barophilus MP window:
- a CDS encoding ABC transporter permease, translating to MKAFTTMAYRQIKRFFRARSRVIGMFVNPLMWLIFFGLGWSKVFNFPAASALFGGVDYLSFLAPGITAMTIFNASFIAGISVIWDKQFGFLKEILVAPASRKEAITGRIVGDSVMAVVQGLVILLLTFTIASSLKFSGVLPMILIGFLLAIAFSSFGVSLALRMTSMEGFQMIMSFLMLPLMFLSGAFYPVETMPTWMQYLAYINPLTYAVDAARHVLVNAPATTATAPIPGIPTVSLTRFSLMTDIGVLAVLALAFLAIAMISFERATIE from the coding sequence ATGAAGGCATTTACAACAATGGCGTATAGACAGATTAAGAGATTTTTCAGAGCGAGATCAAGAGTAATAGGAATGTTCGTGAATCCGCTAATGTGGCTCATATTCTTCGGGCTGGGATGGAGCAAGGTCTTCAACTTTCCGGCAGCAAGTGCACTCTTTGGAGGAGTTGATTATCTCTCATTCCTTGCACCGGGTATAACGGCAATGACAATCTTCAACGCAAGCTTCATAGCCGGGATAAGCGTTATCTGGGACAAGCAGTTCGGCTTTCTCAAGGAGATTTTAGTTGCCCCGGCATCAAGGAAAGAAGCCATAACCGGCAGAATAGTGGGAGATTCAGTAATGGCAGTAGTTCAGGGATTGGTCATCCTTCTATTGACCTTCACAATAGCAAGTAGCCTCAAGTTTTCCGGTGTGCTGCCGATGATCCTCATAGGCTTCTTGCTCGCAATAGCATTCTCAAGCTTCGGCGTCAGCCTTGCATTGAGGATGACAAGCATGGAAGGATTTCAGATGATAATGAGCTTTTTAATGCTTCCTCTGATGTTCCTCAGCGGTGCATTTTATCCCGTTGAAACAATGCCAACATGGATGCAGTATTTAGCCTATATAAACCCGTTAACATATGCTGTTGACGCAGCAAGGCACGTATTAGTTAATGCTCCAGCAACTACAGCAACAGCTCCAATACCGGGCATACCAACGGTCTCATTAACGAGATTTTCACTGATGACAGACATCGGTGTTCTTGCCGTATTAGCTTTGGCATTCCTGGCAATTGCTATGATTTCCTTCGAAAGGGCAACGATTGAGTGA